From a region of the Leptospira venezuelensis genome:
- a CDS encoding thiazole synthase, producing MAESDDLIIAGRRFKSRLFLGTGKFSSGSALEQAIHSSETEVVTVALRRVDLSSTEDDILTKIDRERILLLPNTSGARDAEEAVRLARLSRELGGGDWLKLEVTPDPVYLLPDPIETLKAAKILVKEGFNVLPYINADPILCKHLEEAGCATVMPLGSPIGTNQGIRTLANLEIIIEQSNIPVIVDAGLGLPSHAAQAMELGADAVLVNTAIAIAKDPAKTAYAFKLATEAGRISKLYSNSGIKTSKRASASSPLTGFLEEESRNVHGVI from the coding sequence GTGGCGGAATCAGACGATCTAATCATCGCAGGCAGAAGGTTCAAATCCAGGCTGTTTTTAGGTACTGGCAAGTTCTCTTCTGGCTCTGCTTTGGAACAAGCAATCCATTCTTCTGAAACGGAAGTTGTGACTGTCGCTCTACGCAGAGTGGATCTATCTTCTACGGAAGATGATATTCTCACCAAAATTGACAGAGAAAGAATATTACTTTTGCCGAATACAAGCGGGGCAAGAGATGCAGAAGAAGCTGTCCGCCTAGCGAGACTCTCTCGAGAACTAGGCGGAGGTGACTGGTTGAAACTTGAAGTGACTCCTGATCCAGTTTACCTTCTTCCTGATCCTATCGAAACTTTAAAGGCTGCAAAGATTCTTGTAAAAGAAGGATTTAATGTCCTACCTTATATCAACGCAGATCCAATTCTATGTAAACATTTAGAAGAAGCAGGTTGTGCTACTGTAATGCCATTAGGATCACCAATAGGCACCAACCAAGGGATTCGCACCTTAGCAAATTTAGAAATTATTATAGAACAATCCAATATACCAGTGATTGTAGATGCAGGACTCGGATTGCCTTCTCATGCTGCACAAGCAATGGAATTAGGAGCGGATGCGGTTCTTGTAAATACTGCAATTGCGATAGCAAAAGATCCTGCAAAAACTGCATATGCATTCAAACTCGCCACAGAAGCTGGAAGAATTTCGAAATTATATTCTAATTCAGGGATTAAAACTTCTAAACGAGCATCTGCCTCCAGTCCTCTTACAGGATTTTTAGAAGAAGAATCTAGAAATGTACACGGAGTTATTTGA